GCAGCACTTCCGCCACTGCTTCTTTTACGCTCGTTCATAGCCATTGTTTTTTTCCTCCTTACCTAATATTAGAATGGAATGTCTCCATCATCAATTGGTGTTATATCGCTATCACTGCCAAAATCTTTAGATCCAGCATTAGATCCGCCATTATATCCACCTTGATTAGTATTCGCTGCTGATTCTTTTGTGCCTCCCCATTCAAGGAAGTCAACTTCATCAGCAATCACTTCAGTAACATATCTTTTAGTTCCGTCTTTAGCCTCATAATTTCTAGTTTGAATGTATCCAGAAACGCTTATAAGCTTACCCTTACTCATGTAATTAGCAGTAGCTTCCGCTGTCTTGCCAAATACAACTACTGGAATAAAGTCTGCTTCT
This DNA window, taken from Clostridium estertheticum, encodes the following:
- a CDS encoding single-stranded DNA-binding protein, whose product is MNKVVLVGRLTKDPELKFAQGTGTAVATFTVAVNRRFKREGQPEADFIPVVVFGKTAEATANYMSKGKLISVSGYIQTRNYEAKDGTKRYVTEVIADEVDFLEWGGTKESAANTNQGGYNGGSNAGSKDFGSDSDITPIDDGDIPF